GAAGTCCGATGCGGCCGAGACGATCGCCTGCCTGCTGGAGGACGTCGAGAGCCTGCCGCGGCCGGAGATCACCGACCCCGACGCGATCGTCGCCCACCTGACCGGTCGCGGTGCGACGGTCGTCGACGCCGAGGGCTGGACCCGCCTCGACGCCCACGAGCAGTCCCTCGGCGAGGCGGCGGGCCGCGAGCGGATCAAGGTCGTCGACCGCGACGAGATGCTGAAGGCTTCCCAGGGCTGAGCGAACCTGCAGCACTCAGTAACCTCGCGTTCCGGTCCGAGCTGAGCGCGGACTCGCTTGGTTCGGCTGGTTTCGGTGGGGTTACTGAGTGCTGGAGGTCCGCGGGGCTGCCCGGTCGGTAGGGTTGGTGGCCTGACGCCACGGGGATGAGGGGTGTGGGTGAACAAGGGCTGGTGGTTGATCGTCGTCGGCGCGGTGGGCGTCGCGGCGTGTGTCGCGCGCGGTCCGGAGCCGGACGGTGACGCCAAGCCCAGTGCTCCGGTGTCGTCGGCAACCAAACCCGCGCCGAAGCCGACGCCGACCTCCACCGACTGGTGGACGGACTACGACCCCGCGCACTTCGCCGTCCAGGTCCGGAAGTCGGCGGCCGCGGCGAAGGTCAATCCGCAGTTGCTGATGGCGATCCTCTACAACGAGTCGTACAAACCGCACGACCCGGAGTTCGAGCGCTCCTGGCAGAAAATCGACTCCAACCCGGCGCTCGGCATCGCCAACATGCACGAGGCCGCGTTCGAAGACACCCAGCGCGGACGCCGGATGCCCGGCCGGACCTGGAACGAGCTGCCCGACCACCCCGAGCTGGCCATCGAAGCCGCCGCCTGGCACCTGAGCGATCTCGCGAGGGGACTGCCGGACCGCCTCCGGACGAAGCTCACCAAGGACGAGTTGGTTGCCCTCGGCTACAACGCCGGCCGGGGCAACATGCGGCTGTTCGCCAACGGCCGCAAGCCCGGGTCGCAGGCGCAGTCGTACCTCGACCGGTTGCGCGACAACTGGGACAAGTCCGGCGACGCCGTTCGCGTGTGACCTGCGTCATGTAGGTCGTGCGCGGGCCGCACGGCCCGTGGTGTGGTCGAAGCGACAGCTTCGACGAGGGGACGCGAACGATGGACCTGGACCGAGCCGCCCAGCACGTGGGGTTCTCGACCGTGGGACGTCAGTGGGTGCGGCAACTGCCGGCCCGTGACGGCGTACAGCTTCCGGACGATCCCGAAAGCCTGATGGAGTACTGCGGGGTGGTGGACGACGATCGGCGGGCGATGCTCGCCGCGCGACCGGACCCGGACAAGGACCCCGAGTGGTGGACGATCGTGTCCGCGCTGGCGGGCAGTCTCGAGCGGGACCTCGAGCAACCAGTCCCGTCGACAGGCTTCCAGGGGTGGCCGATGGTGCCGACGGACTCGTCGCCGGTGGGGATGTTCGCCGGCGCCTGGGCCTTGCTCTCGAGCCTGCCGCGGCTGGTCGACGTCCACGGACGACGGGGAGTGCCCGAGACGGTCACGCGTGCGACCGTCTCCGCGCTCGGCGGCGTGATGGGCTCGCACCGGCACATCGCCGGGCGGCCGGGCGTCGGGCTGATCCCGCTGTGGGGGCCGCCGTTGCGGTTCCGCGGTGCGGACTTCGAGATCGGCCGGCACTCGTTCACGCGGACGCAGCTCGGCCTCGGCGACGGTGTCGCCGGGCACGTGCTGATGGTCCACGTACCGCCGATCGGCCCGCTCGACCCCGAGACCTCCGAGCAGTCGATCGCCGAGGCCGCGCGGATGTTCGAGCGCTGCTACCCGGAGGAACCGGTCTCGTCGTTCATCTGCCGGTCGTGGCTGCTCGATCCGCAGCTGGCCGAGTACCTGCCGGAGGACTCCAACATCCTGCGCTTCCAGCGCCGCTTCACGCTGCTCCCCGCGGTCGCGTCCGAGGATCCGCACGACGACGACCGCGACATGATGCGGACCGGCCTGAGCGTCTTCGCACCGGACGGTCCCGTGCTGGCCGAGGACCTCGCTCGCGTGCCCCAGAAGACCACGCTGCAACGCGCTTTCGTCACCCACCTGCGCTCCGGCCGCCACTGGCAGAAGCGCACCGGCCTCAGGTGCGTGGCGCCAGATGCGCCCGCTCGCCCTGCGGCCCGAACAGCGTGAGCAGTTCCGCCGATCGCTTGTCCGCGCTGCCGATCCAGTGCGGCACCCGGGTGTCGAACTCGGCGGCCTCGCCTTCGCCGAGCAGGTACTCCTCGTCGCCGAGCACGAACCGGACCTTCCCGGTGAGCACGTAGAACCACTCGTACCCCTCGTGCGTCTGCCGCTTCGTCGTCGAGGCCCGGCCGGCGGGCGGGTAGACGACCTTGTACGCCTGCACTCCGCCCGCCCTCCGAGTCAGCGGCACGATGGTCAACCCGGACCGGCGTACCGGCCGGAGATGAATCCGCGGATCACCGGTCGGCGGCGCCGCGACCAGATCGTCGAGCGGTACGCCGTGCGCCCGGGCCAGCGGCAGCAGCTGCTCCAGCGTCGGCCGCAGCTTCCCGTTCTCCAGCCGCGACAACGTGCTCGCCGTCAGCCCGGTCTCCGTCGCCAGTGCGGCCAAGGTCGTCCCGCGTGCCCGGCGCAACCCGCGCAACCGCCCACCGACGCCGGCCAGTACGTCGTTCTCCATGTTGCCCATAGCCACATCATGCGGATCCGCAACATTCCTTGCAAGACCGGAAGTCCTCGGCCGATGCTGGCGAACATGACCGCAGAGACCTTCTGGAACACCCAGTACGACGACCACCCGACCTGGGGCGACCGCGTGAACCCCTTGCTGATGGAGACCGCCGAGCCGCTGCCCGCCGGCGCCGCACTCGATCTGGGCTGCGGCGCCGGCGGCGACACCATCTGGCTCGCGCGCCGCGGCTGGCAGGTCACCGCGGTGGACATCTCCAGCACCGCCGTCGCGAAGGTCGGCGCGCTCGCGCGAGAGCTCGAAGCCGCTGGGCTGCGGGGCAGCGTCACCGCCGTACAGCACGACCTGTCCAACACCTTCCCCGACGGAACCTTCGATCTCGTCTCCGCGCAGTACCTGCAGACTCGCTTCGACTTCCCTCGCAGCACAGTCCTCCGAACCGCCGCGCAAGCCCTGCGCCCCGGCGGTCTCCTGTTGCTCGTCGACCACGGCTCCATCGCGCCCTGGTCGTGGAACCAGGACAAGAACGCCCAGTTCCCCACCGCCGGCGACCTCGCGGCCGAGCTCGACCTCGACCCCGAGCAGTGGCCCGTACGCCGGGCCGACAGCCCGCAACGCGAGGCCGTCGGTCCGGGCGGCGAGACCGCGACGGTAACGGACACCGTGCTGGTCATCCAGCGGGCCGACCGATGAAGGACGTCGGGCTGCCGCGGACCGGGGCGGACGAGAAGGCGACGCTCCAAGGGTTCCTCGACTACCTGCGGGCGGCGATCGCGGGCAAGGTCGTCGGTGTCCCCGAGCCGCAGGTGAGGACCGCGGGAGTCGAGTCGGGGACCAACCTGCTCGGGCTGGTCAAGCATGTGACGGCGGTCGAGCGCTTCTACCTGTTGGGAGAGCCGGTCCGGAACTGGCAGCAGACGTTTCGGCCGACGACTCAGGAGACCGTCGACGGGGTGCTGGCGAGCTATCGCGAGGTCGTCGAGCGGGCGAACGAGACGATCGCGGGCTGGGCGGACCTGGAGTCACCCGCGCCCGGGCCGCCGCGCAAGGGAGCGAAGCCGTCGCGGCGGTGGGTGCTGGTGCATCTGATCGAGGAGACCGGCCGGCACGCCGGGCACGCCGACATCCTCCGGGAACAGCTCGACGGCACGACCGGGCGCTGACGCTAATTTCTTTCCACAGGACACTAAGTCTTGACATCGCTGGGAGCAGCCTTCAGGGTTCCAATATCCTATTTGATCCGTCTGATCGATAGGCCTCCTTCGAAGTCCACAGAGAGGTCACTGCTCATGACCAGATCCCGTCGAGCGCGGGCTATTCGAGGCCTGATCACGGGGCTTGCCGTCTCCGTCCTGCTGCCGCTGGGGGCGTCGGCCGCCCCGATCACGCCGGGCACGACCACCGCGGTGGGCCAGGCCGACCTGACGACGACCACCACCCCGCCGGCCGCCGATCCGCTCGCGCCGGCGGGCGCCGTCGCGGCCAAGCCCTACATGGGCTGGAGCAGCTACAGCATGGAGGTCTACTCTCCGCTCGGCGGCAAGTGGATCACCGCGGCCCAGATCAAGGCCCAGTCCGACGCGATGCACAAGAAGCTGCAGCCGTTCGGCTACGAGTACATCAACATCGACGCCGCCTGGAACGACGGGATCGACGCGTACGGCCGGCCGACGCCGAGCAAGACGCTGTACCCGAACGGCTTCCAGGAAGTCATCGACCACGTGCACAAGAACGGCCAGAAGATCGGGATCTACAGCATCCCGGGCATCTCCGACGCCGTGCTGAAGGCGAACCTGCCGATCTACGGCGCCCCCGGCTGCACCACCGGCAACCTGGCCAAGGAGCCGAAGCAGCAGGGCGACTACTGGGGCTTCGGCTGGCGGATCGACATGGACAACCCGTGCGCGCAGAAGTACATCGACTCGATCGCGGACCTGTTCGCGAGCTGGGGCATCGACTTCCTCAAGTTCGACAGCGTCACGCCGGGCTCGGGCAAGAACGACCTGTCGCTCGACGCGCGGGACGAGGTCGCGGGCTGGTCGAAGGCGCTGACCCGGCACAAGATCTGGTTCGAGCTCTCCTGGGCGCTCGACATCCGGTACGCCGACTACTGGAAGTCGGTCGCGAACGGCTGGCGCGTCGACTGGGACGTCGAGTGCTACTGCACCAACGAGGCCCTGACCGCGTGGCCGAACATCTCCCGGCTGTTCCCCAAGGTGGCCGACTGGTGGCGCCACGGTGGGCCCGGCGGCTGGAACGACCTCGACTCGCTCAACGTCGGTAACGGCACGATGGACGGCCTGACCAAGGACGAGCGCCGTACGGCGGCCACGCTGTGGGCGGTCTCGGCCGCGCCGTTCTACGTCGGCAACGACATGACCAAGCTCGACCAGTACGGCCTGGACCTGCTGACCAACCGCGAGGTGATCGCGGTGAACCAGGCCGGCCGGCCCGCGCAGCCGGTGTCGACGAAGACCAACCGCCAGGTCTGGTACTCGCTGAACGCGGACAGCTCGTACACCGTGGCCCTGTTCAACCTCGGCACCACCGAGGCGAACATGACGGCGAACTTCGCCGACCTCGGACTGGACGGCAGCGCCTCGGTGCGCGACCTGTGGGCGAACAAGAACCTGGGCGACTTCAAGACCGGCTACACCGCGCAGGTCGTGCCGCCGCACGGCGCCCGGCTGTTCAAGGTGACGCCGCAGAAGAAGGCCTCGATCCGGGTCAACGACGACGACCTGCGCGCGCAGTACGACGGCGAGTGGCAGCGCAACGGCAACAAGGAGGTCGCCGCGGTCTCCGAGCCGCTGACCGTCAAGGTGACCGACACCGGGACGGCCACGCCGCCGCCGGCGAACAACGCCGGTGTCCGGACCGTGACGCTGAACAACGACGACGCGCAGATCAACTACACCGGCTCGTGGAGCCGCAGTACCGGGCGCGGGATGGGCGACTACCAGGACGACGTCCAGTACACGGAGGCCAACGGCGACGCGTTCACGCACACGTTCGTCGGCACCGGCGTCGACTACTACACCGAGACGCACGAGTCGCAGGGCGAGGTGGAGATCTACATCGACGGCGAGCTCAAGCAGACCGTCGACACCCACCAGGCCGAGGGACGCGGCGTGCAGCAGAAGGTGTTCAGCATCTCCGACCTGCCGAACGGCACCCACACGATCCGGGGTGTGAAGAAGTCGGGTCAGTTCATGCTGGTCGACAAGCTCGACGTCCGGCAGATCAGCCTGCTGAACCCGAGTGCGGTGGCCTTCGACAAGTTGTCCCCGGCCGACGTCACGGTCGAGATGGCCCGCGACTCCAGCGAGCTGGCGTCGATCGCCAAGGCCGGTACGGCGCTGGTCAAGGGCACCGACTACACCGTTGCCGGACGCAACATCACGCTGAAGAAGGAGTACCTGGCCAAGCTCGCGACCGGTGACAGCGCCCTGGACTTCACCTTCCGCGGCGACTACCGCGACGACATCCACTCCACCACCGCCAACGGCGCCTCGGTCAGCTTCACCTTCCGCGGTACGTCGGTCGAGTGGATCACCGCCAAGGCGCCCGACCAGGGCAACGCCGACATCTTCGTCGACGGCAAGCTCGTCCAGCGGGTGAACCTGCAGAACGCGGAGCGCACCACGCTCCAGCGGGTCTTCGCGAAGTCGGACCTGAAGGACGCCAACCACACCCTGCGCATCGTGAAGGTCTCCGGAGACGTCCTCCGCTCCGACCAGCTCCGCTACACGATCGCCAAGTAACGACAGCAATGGGGGCCCGGGGTCGCCCGGGCCCCCATTGTCGTGGTGACCGATCCCGGACACCTTCGTTGACTGCGACCGGCCCCGCGGGATGGGGTGGGAGTACGAGCACCGTGGGCGACTGGGAAGGCCGACTCGATGGCGACCCTGGACGACGTACGACGCCAGTTCCGGACCCCGCCAGCGGAGGGCCGGCCGATGATGCGGTGGTGGTGGTTCGGCCCCTCGGTCGAACGGCCCGAGCTCGAACGGCAGCTGCGCGCGATGGCCGCGGCCGGGCTGGGCGGGGTCGAGGTCGCCTTCGTCTACCCGATGGGCCCGCCGACCGCGCGGTTCGGCTCGGACGAGTTCCTCAAGGATCTGGGGTTCGCCGCGCGGACCGCGCGTGACCTCGGGCTGCGCTTCGATCTGACGCTGGGCAGCGGCTGGTCGTACGGCGGTGGGCACATCGGGCCGGAGCACGCCGCGCGCGGGCTGAGCTGGGACCGGCGGGAGATCGGCGCTGCGGCGTACGACGTACCGGTGGTCGAGGCCTGGCCGGGGGACGAGTTCGTCGCCGCGTTCGTCGGCGAGGGAGCCGCGCCGACGGCGTACGAGGAACTCGTGGTGAGCGACGGGACGATTCACGTGCCGGCGGGCCAGGGGCCGCGGGAGGTGCTGATCGCGACCTCGCGGTTGACCGGTCAGAACGTGAAGCGGGCCGCGGCGGGCGCCGAGGGGCCGGTGCTCGACCACTACTCCGAGGCGGCGGCGGAGCAGCACATCGCGGCGGTCGCCGCTCCGTTGCTGCGGGCGGCCGGGCCGGAGCTGGTCGGGTCGGTGTTCTGCGACAGCGTCGAGGTCTACGACGCGGACTGGACGCCTCGCCTGGTGGAGGAGTTCGCGGCGAGACGGGGTTATGCGCTGCGGTCGTTGCTGTCCGGGTTGCTGGTCGACACGGCCGGGTCGGCGCAGGTGCGGATCGACGTCCAGCGGACGCTGGCGGAGTTGTACGAGCAGAACTTCGTGGCGGTCTTCCAGCGCTGGGCGGCCGGGCACGGCGTGCCGTTCCGGATCCAGAGCTACGGCGAACCGGGCGCGACGGTGAGCAGCTATCGGCACGCCGACCTGTTCGAGGGCGAGGGCTGGGGCTGGACGCGCCTGCCGGAGACGCGGTGGGCGGCGTCGGCCGCGGCGGCGTACGGGCAGCAGGTCGTGTCGGCCGAGGTGTGGACGTGGGTGCACTCGCCGTCGTTCCGCGCGACACCGCTCGATCTCCAGGGCGAGGCGCACGAGCACTTCCTGTCGGGAGTGAACCAGTTGATCGGCCACGGCTGGCCGTACTCGCCGTCGGGTGGTCCCGGGGTCGGCTGGATCTTCTACGCCGCCGGGGCGTTGGACGACCGCAATCCGTGGTGGCCGGTCGCGCGGGAGCTGTTCGGGTCGTTGCACCGGCTGTCCTGGTTGCTGCAGCAGGGGACACCGGTCCGGACGGTCAAGGTGTACGTGCCGGCGTCCGACGTGTACGCCGCCGCGCGGGGTTCGGTGAACCTGTACCGGGCCGTGCGAGACCGGATCGGTGAGGAGATTCCGCGGGTGATTCGCGAGTCGGGGCTGGACTTCGACCTGGTCGACGACGACGCGGTCGACGTACTGGAGCCGGGCGGGCTGGTCGTCGTACCGGACGGGGCGATCGTTCCCGCGCGGACTCAGGAGTGGCTGGACGCCGCTGAGGTGGTGACCGACTTGGAGCAGTTGGCTCGGCGGTTGCCGGAGCCTTGGGTGCAGGACGTCGGGATCGTGCATCGGCGGCTCGACGACGGTGACGTGTACTTCCTGGCGAACACCGGCCCCCAGGCGCGCAGCTTTCGCTTCGAGGTCTCATCCGCCTTCGAGCGTTGGGATGCCGCCACCGGCGCGACGACGGTCGTCGGCCAGGACGTGACGTTGCATCCGTACGAAGCTGTCGTGCTGGTGCCAGTCGACGCCGAGGCCGAGTCCGCGGCTGAACCCGAGGTCCTGGGTCCGGTCGCAGGACCGTGGCGGGTGGACTTCGGCGACGGTCCGGAGCCGGTCGAGCTGCCGGACCGGTGGGAGGATCGCCGGCCGACGTACTCGGGATCGGCTTCCTACCTGACGGAGGTCGACCTGCCTGAGGCCGCGCGGACTTTCCTGGACTTCGGTCCGGGCGAGGTGGCCGACTCCGAGGAGTACCTGCCGTCGAACTCGTTCCATGCCCGCTTGGTCCCGCCTGTCGGGGCAGCCGCCGAGGTCTGGCTCAACGACGTTCGCTGCGGCAGCCTGTGGGCGCCGCCGTACCGGGTGGAGGTGACTGAGGCCGCCCGAGCCGGCCGGAACACCTTGCGCGTCGTCGTCCACAACACGGGCGCGAACGCCCTGGCCGGCGATGAACACCTCGCGCCGCTGGTGGAGTCCGTCACCGCCGAGTACGGCAACCGCTTCGCCCTGCAGGACATCGAGCACGCCGCCGACTTCCTGCACTCCGGCCTGCTCAGCCCACCCGTGGTGCTACAGCTGGGTTAAGCCCCGCGCATCCTGCGGGCTTGGTCGACCAGGGCGTTCAGAGCGGGGCGTTCGGGGCCGGGGAGCCAGGCGAGGGCGACGACGATGGGCTCCATGTCGAGGACCTCGATGTAGGTGAGGTCGGGGCGCGGGTACAGCTCGCGGCAGGCGCTCGGGACGATGGTGATGTCGGGGCCTAGGGCAACGGCCGAGAAGAGTTCCTCGAGGTTCGTCACCTCATCGTCGGTGAAATTGACCCGGGTCCCGTCCGGGCGGGGATCGACGGCCCAGAAGCTGCGCCACTCCTCGTGCACCTTCGGGGACAGGCTGACGACGCGGTGGCCGGCCATGCCGGCGAGGGTGAGATGGTCCAGGGCGGCCAGCTCGTGCGCGTTGTTGACGACCACCGAGCGGGTTCCGGTGCCGAGGGGCTCGACCTCGACGCCGGCCGGTACGGGCAGGAAGACCACGACGACGTCGGCCTGGCCCTGCGGCAGCGCGGTGACCTGCTCGACGAAGTCGAGGTGGCGGACCTTGATCGTGATCTCCGGGTGCTCGAGCCGCGTCGCGGCGAGCAGCGCGCGGATCTCGGGCAGCGTGATGATCGCTTCGAGGCTGCCGATCACCAACTCCGCGGACTTCGCCGGTTCGTGCGGTCCTCTGGGGACGCGCGGCTCCTTCAGGAGTTGGGCGTGCACCTCGCCGAGCGCCGTACCGGGTCCGACGCCGAGTTCGTCGGCCAGCCGTCGGCGGACGTCCTCGTAGCGGAGCAAGGCCTCCGCCCGCCGGTCGGAGGCGAGCAGGACGGTCATCAGGCGGGCGTGCACGCGTTCGTCGTACGGCAGCTCGGCCGCCAGCGGCTCCAGGTGGGTCAGCGCAAGCTCCGGCTTCCCGGACTCGAGCGCCGCATCGGCGAACTCGAGCACGAGACTGATCCGCGAGTCCTCCCACCGGCGCACGAGGGGATCGGTGCGGATCCACTCGGGGCCGTCGGCGAAGAGCGGACCGCGCCACAGCTCGAGAGTCTCCTGCAACGCCCGGGCGCGTGCCTCAGGATCGGATGCCCTCGGGGCTGCCGCGAGACGCTGGAACTCCTGGAAGTCGTTGTCCGAGTCCGGTACGTCGAGCCGGTAGCCCTGCCCGTCCCAGCTGACAGTTGCCGTGGGCCCGCATTGCTTCTCGAGCCAGTCCCGCAACCGCGTCACCGTCATCTGCAACGCGCCGCTGGAGCACCCGGCCGGCCCCCAGCCCACCTCGGCCAGGCGCCCGGCACCCAGGGCCTCGCCGGGATGCAGCAGCAAGGCCCCGAGCACGTTCCGAACCGCCGGCCGCAGCTTGCCCGCCGTCGTACCGTCCACCTGAACCCGCAACGGTCCCAGGATTCCCAACGCCACGCGAGACCGATCCACCACGCCTCCCGCATCCGCTCTCACCAGAACCTGGAGCGTAGCCGTCGAAGGCGGTCACCGGGCGGCGTGCGGAGGAGCGGCCGGTTGAGGTCGTCGCGGCTAGCCGGTCTGCTGCTGGGCGATCGCGGCCGCCAGCGTGTCGGCGGAGGCTGCCGCGGCTTCGAAGGTGAGTGGAGGCTCCGGATTCCAGGCGAGCACGTGGCCGGCGGCAACGGCCGGGAGCTCGGACCAGGCAGGGATCTCCGCGAGCTGCTCCGCGCCGAGCGAGTTGGGCCGCTGGTCGTACAGGTAGATGCCGGCCGGATGACTGCTGCCCAGGTCGGTCCACTGCACGACCTCCCACCCGCCCTTCGCGCTGGTCGGCGCGAACGTGACCCCTGCATCGGCCAGCAGCCGAAGAGTCGGCCAGTACGCCGGATTGGCGACGTACGCGTCGGTCGGCGTACCGCCGGAGAACGCGAGCACCTGTACGCCGTCCGCCGCGCTGGTGAGTCGGGCGAGG
The Kribbella italica DNA segment above includes these coding regions:
- a CDS encoding transglycosylase SLT domain-containing protein, with protein sequence MNKGWWLIVVGAVGVAACVARGPEPDGDAKPSAPVSSATKPAPKPTPTSTDWWTDYDPAHFAVQVRKSAAAAKVNPQLLMAILYNESYKPHDPEFERSWQKIDSNPALGIANMHEAAFEDTQRGRRMPGRTWNELPDHPELAIEAAAWHLSDLARGLPDRLRTKLTKDELVALGYNAGRGNMRLFANGRKPGSQAQSYLDRLRDNWDKSGDAVRV
- a CDS encoding acyltransferase domain-containing protein: MDLDRAAQHVGFSTVGRQWVRQLPARDGVQLPDDPESLMEYCGVVDDDRRAMLAARPDPDKDPEWWTIVSALAGSLERDLEQPVPSTGFQGWPMVPTDSSPVGMFAGAWALLSSLPRLVDVHGRRGVPETVTRATVSALGGVMGSHRHIAGRPGVGLIPLWGPPLRFRGADFEIGRHSFTRTQLGLGDGVAGHVLMVHVPPIGPLDPETSEQSIAEAARMFERCYPEEPVSSFICRSWLLDPQLAEYLPEDSNILRFQRRFTLLPAVASEDPHDDDRDMMRTGLSVFAPDGPVLAEDLARVPQKTTLQRAFVTHLRSGRHWQKRTGLRCVAPDAPARPAARTA
- a CDS encoding helix-turn-helix domain-containing protein, which produces MGNMENDVLAGVGGRLRGLRRARGTTLAALATETGLTASTLSRLENGKLRPTLEQLLPLARAHGVPLDDLVAAPPTGDPRIHLRPVRRSGLTIVPLTRRAGGVQAYKVVYPPAGRASTTKRQTHEGYEWFYVLTGKVRFVLGDEEYLLGEGEAAEFDTRVPHWIGSADKRSAELLTLFGPQGERAHLAPRT
- a CDS encoding class I SAM-dependent methyltransferase — encoded protein: MTAETFWNTQYDDHPTWGDRVNPLLMETAEPLPAGAALDLGCGAGGDTIWLARRGWQVTAVDISSTAVAKVGALARELEAAGLRGSVTAVQHDLSNTFPDGTFDLVSAQYLQTRFDFPRSTVLRTAAQALRPGGLLLLVDHGSIAPWSWNQDKNAQFPTAGDLAAELDLDPEQWPVRRADSPQREAVGPGGETATVTDTVLVIQRADR
- a CDS encoding DinB family protein, which codes for MKDVGLPRTGADEKATLQGFLDYLRAAIAGKVVGVPEPQVRTAGVESGTNLLGLVKHVTAVERFYLLGEPVRNWQQTFRPTTQETVDGVLASYREVVERANETIAGWADLESPAPGPPRKGAKPSRRWVLVHLIEETGRHAGHADILREQLDGTTGR
- a CDS encoding X2-like carbohydrate binding domain-containing protein; translation: MTRSRRARAIRGLITGLAVSVLLPLGASAAPITPGTTTAVGQADLTTTTTPPAADPLAPAGAVAAKPYMGWSSYSMEVYSPLGGKWITAAQIKAQSDAMHKKLQPFGYEYINIDAAWNDGIDAYGRPTPSKTLYPNGFQEVIDHVHKNGQKIGIYSIPGISDAVLKANLPIYGAPGCTTGNLAKEPKQQGDYWGFGWRIDMDNPCAQKYIDSIADLFASWGIDFLKFDSVTPGSGKNDLSLDARDEVAGWSKALTRHKIWFELSWALDIRYADYWKSVANGWRVDWDVECYCTNEALTAWPNISRLFPKVADWWRHGGPGGWNDLDSLNVGNGTMDGLTKDERRTAATLWAVSAAPFYVGNDMTKLDQYGLDLLTNREVIAVNQAGRPAQPVSTKTNRQVWYSLNADSSYTVALFNLGTTEANMTANFADLGLDGSASVRDLWANKNLGDFKTGYTAQVVPPHGARLFKVTPQKKASIRVNDDDLRAQYDGEWQRNGNKEVAAVSEPLTVKVTDTGTATPPPANNAGVRTVTLNNDDAQINYTGSWSRSTGRGMGDYQDDVQYTEANGDAFTHTFVGTGVDYYTETHESQGEVEIYIDGELKQTVDTHQAEGRGVQQKVFSISDLPNGTHTIRGVKKSGQFMLVDKLDVRQISLLNPSAVAFDKLSPADVTVEMARDSSELASIAKAGTALVKGTDYTVAGRNITLKKEYLAKLATGDSALDFTFRGDYRDDIHSTTANGASVSFTFRGTSVEWITAKAPDQGNADIFVDGKLVQRVNLQNAERTTLQRVFAKSDLKDANHTLRIVKVSGDVLRSDQLRYTIAK
- a CDS encoding glycosyl hydrolase, encoding MATLDDVRRQFRTPPAEGRPMMRWWWFGPSVERPELERQLRAMAAAGLGGVEVAFVYPMGPPTARFGSDEFLKDLGFAARTARDLGLRFDLTLGSGWSYGGGHIGPEHAARGLSWDRREIGAAAYDVPVVEAWPGDEFVAAFVGEGAAPTAYEELVVSDGTIHVPAGQGPREVLIATSRLTGQNVKRAAAGAEGPVLDHYSEAAAEQHIAAVAAPLLRAAGPELVGSVFCDSVEVYDADWTPRLVEEFAARRGYALRSLLSGLLVDTAGSAQVRIDVQRTLAELYEQNFVAVFQRWAAGHGVPFRIQSYGEPGATVSSYRHADLFEGEGWGWTRLPETRWAASAAAAYGQQVVSAEVWTWVHSPSFRATPLDLQGEAHEHFLSGVNQLIGHGWPYSPSGGPGVGWIFYAAGALDDRNPWWPVARELFGSLHRLSWLLQQGTPVRTVKVYVPASDVYAAARGSVNLYRAVRDRIGEEIPRVIRESGLDFDLVDDDAVDVLEPGGLVVVPDGAIVPARTQEWLDAAEVVTDLEQLARRLPEPWVQDVGIVHRRLDDGDVYFLANTGPQARSFRFEVSSAFERWDAATGATTVVGQDVTLHPYEAVVLVPVDAEAESAAEPEVLGPVAGPWRVDFGDGPEPVELPDRWEDRRPTYSGSASYLTEVDLPEAARTFLDFGPGEVADSEEYLPSNSFHARLVPPVGAAAEVWLNDVRCGSLWAPPYRVEVTEAARAGRNTLRVVVHNTGANALAGDEHLAPLVESVTAEYGNRFALQDIEHAADFLHSGLLSPPVVLQLG
- a CDS encoding BTAD domain-containing putative transcriptional regulator, yielding MRVQVDGTTAGKLRPAVRNVLGALLLHPGEALGAGRLAEVGWGPAGCSSGALQMTVTRLRDWLEKQCGPTATVSWDGQGYRLDVPDSDNDFQEFQRLAAAPRASDPEARARALQETLELWRGPLFADGPEWIRTDPLVRRWEDSRISLVLEFADAALESGKPELALTHLEPLAAELPYDERVHARLMTVLLASDRRAEALLRYEDVRRRLADELGVGPGTALGEVHAQLLKEPRVPRGPHEPAKSAELVIGSLEAIITLPEIRALLAATRLEHPEITIKVRHLDFVEQVTALPQGQADVVVVFLPVPAGVEVEPLGTGTRSVVVNNAHELAALDHLTLAGMAGHRVVSLSPKVHEEWRSFWAVDPRPDGTRVNFTDDEVTNLEELFSAVALGPDITIVPSACRELYPRPDLTYIEVLDMEPIVVALAWLPGPERPALNALVDQARRMRGA